Proteins from a single region of Parasedimentitalea psychrophila:
- a CDS encoding VpaChn25_0724 family phage protein, which yields MSYSDTVRQHARIAILRFLEDAPRYTSNVSMLASQLPLIGIAFTRAQVVTELAWLKEQGLVETEETGAFIVATATTRGVEIAQGIARHPEIQRPKPGA from the coding sequence ATGAGCTATTCAGACACAGTGCGCCAACATGCGCGGATTGCCATTCTCCGCTTTCTGGAAGATGCGCCGCGCTACACCTCAAATGTGTCCATGCTGGCCTCGCAACTGCCTCTTATCGGAATTGCCTTTACCCGCGCCCAAGTGGTGACCGAGCTGGCCTGGCTTAAAGAGCAAGGCCTGGTCGAGACTGAGGAGACCGGCGCCTTCATCGTTGCCACCGCAACCACTCGCGGGGTTGAAATCGCCCAGGGCATAGCCCGCCATCCCGAAATCCAGCGCCCCAAGCCGGGGGCGTAA
- a CDS encoding helix-turn-helix domain-containing protein, with the protein MTAPDRTHPRPTAQVEPYFEVLGLDDTLRFIEEFGGTEIYIARNPRTRSSVVALLGFDKANALTSISHRLQPRVPLAKKWRARAYKSQGLVTVEIARKLGVTDVAVRNWLRAGDIQEPARCERLPLLPLPLFPDL; encoded by the coding sequence ATGACCGCTCCTGACCGCACCCATCCAAGGCCAACCGCCCAGGTCGAACCCTATTTCGAGGTCCTGGGCCTGGACGACACCCTGCGCTTTATTGAAGAGTTCGGCGGCACCGAAATCTATATCGCCAGAAATCCGAGAACTCGGTCCAGCGTTGTCGCATTGCTGGGCTTTGACAAGGCAAACGCGCTGACCAGCATATCCCACCGCTTGCAACCAAGGGTCCCTCTGGCCAAAAAATGGCGGGCTCGAGCCTACAAATCCCAAGGCTTGGTAACGGTAGAGATCGCCCGCAAACTTGGAGTTACCGATGTGGCAGTGCGAAATTGGCTGAGGGCTGGCGACATTCAAGAGCCTGCAAGATGTGAACGTCTTCCATTGTTACCGTTGCCTCTTTTTCCAGACCTCTAG
- a CDS encoding gp16 family protein has translation MTRALQQKIHVGCRQLGLDGDARRALQLVETGKASMKDMDGADLLKVIKRLKKDGFKTSSKGITKKHKAATRPDLRLIHVLWTKLGETGALRDPSRAGLNKFIRARFGNTWSSVPADVDMLRQWPQIDAVIQALKCWGDRAGIDFDWSEHRS, from the coding sequence ATGACCCGCGCCCTGCAACAAAAAATCCACGTCGGCTGCCGCCAGCTTGGCCTGGACGGTGACGCGCGCCGTGCCCTGCAACTTGTCGAGACCGGCAAGGCCTCGATGAAGGATATGGACGGTGCCGACCTTTTAAAGGTGATTAAACGGCTCAAAAAGGACGGTTTTAAGACCTCTTCAAAGGGCATCACCAAAAAGCACAAAGCCGCCACCCGACCAGATCTGCGCCTGATCCATGTGCTGTGGACCAAGCTGGGCGAGACTGGCGCGTTGCGCGATCCCAGCCGCGCCGGGCTCAACAAGTTCATTCGCGCGCGGTTCGGCAACACCTGGAGCTCAGTCCCGGCCGACGTCGACATGCTGCGCCAATGGCCCCAGATCGATGCCGTGATCCAGGCGCTCAAATGCTGGGGTGACCGCGCGGGTATCGATTTTGATTGGTCGGAGCATCGCTCATGA
- a CDS encoding DUF3164 family protein, with product MTNPPSSQFEPAPIPDGRVIANGNTYMTDAKGGLIPVDLVKAQDQLQDETVRKIIGHALALSGQTTRFKAHTFEDIGDFEAILEQEYGGKIGGKRGNKTLMSFDGLFRIQVAVADQIDFGPELQIAKGILDELMTEWAANARPEVQAIITNAFNTDKEGQINRAEIFKLLRLDIEDERWQCAMRAIRDAIRVIGQATYVRCYQRPAPDARWQHITIDLAKA from the coding sequence ATGACCAATCCCCCCTCCAGCCAGTTCGAGCCCGCGCCAATCCCCGACGGCCGCGTCATCGCAAACGGCAACACCTACATGACCGATGCCAAGGGCGGTCTCATTCCGGTTGACCTGGTCAAAGCCCAGGACCAGCTCCAGGATGAAACCGTACGCAAGATCATCGGCCATGCTCTGGCTCTCAGTGGCCAAACGACCCGGTTCAAAGCGCATACATTTGAGGACATTGGCGATTTTGAAGCCATCCTCGAGCAAGAGTACGGCGGCAAAATAGGCGGTAAGCGTGGCAACAAAACCCTGATGAGCTTTGACGGCCTTTTCCGGATCCAGGTTGCCGTTGCTGACCAGATTGATTTTGGCCCCGAGTTGCAGATCGCAAAGGGCATACTGGACGAGTTGATGACGGAATGGGCCGCCAACGCCCGGCCAGAGGTTCAAGCGATCATCACCAACGCCTTCAACACCGACAAAGAAGGTCAGATCAACCGCGCTGAAATCTTCAAACTGCTGCGTCTGGACATAGAGGACGAACGCTGGCAGTGCGCCATGAGGGCCATTCGCGACGCCATCCGCGTAATCGGCCAGGCCACCTATGTGCGCTGCTACCAGCGCCCTGCCCCGGATGCGCGCTGGCAGCACATTACTATTGATCTGGCCAAAGCCTGA
- a CDS encoding phage protein Gp27 family protein: MPPSKKMDLIPAELRQRLAQLLQDRGFGDIMEITEELNSWLDERGEEIRIGKTAVGEFSKLLKSQRDAFAMAETLLSDLDIEGESNMHKVLMQMIATAAFQMMQGMSDKDQDFDPKGLASLSRMLKDLMQSAGMREKLREDERNRVAQKAREDAVDDIEKAATQLGMTKETVQGIREQVLFGGKR; encoded by the coding sequence ATGCCACCGTCCAAGAAAATGGATCTGATCCCAGCCGAGTTGCGCCAACGCCTGGCGCAGCTGCTGCAGGACCGGGGTTTCGGTGACATTATGGAAATCACCGAGGAGCTGAATTCCTGGTTGGATGAACGCGGCGAAGAAATCCGCATCGGAAAAACCGCTGTCGGCGAGTTCTCCAAGCTGCTGAAGTCCCAACGCGACGCCTTTGCCATGGCTGAAACCTTGCTGTCCGATCTGGACATCGAGGGCGAAAGCAACATGCACAAGGTGCTGATGCAGATGATTGCAACTGCCGCCTTCCAGATGATGCAGGGCATGTCTGACAAGGACCAGGACTTCGACCCCAAAGGCTTGGCCAGCCTGTCCCGCATGCTCAAGGACCTGATGCAATCGGCCGGTATGCGCGAAAAGCTGCGAGAGGACGAGCGCAACCGGGTGGCGCAAAAGGCCCGCGAAGACGCCGTCGATGACATTGAAAAAGCTGCCACCCAGCTCGGCATGACCAAAGAAACCGTCCAGGGCATCCGCGAACAGGTTCTGTTTGGAGGCAAGCGATGA
- a CDS encoding helix-turn-helix domain-containing protein → MPKRNQDPQELRDVLGANLRRLTKGLNVTQVARDLEIHRTQFNRYLHGESFPGPELLARICRHFKVDANILIRPIDETPETPERIALRHAIRAGRFDCAGDLTLTLTTLRAFRSTETARFILAQSAGTVNGSEFDLLAEEAGFAGLPQNPALILGSASKATQNEVLQ, encoded by the coding sequence GTGCCTAAACGCAATCAAGATCCGCAAGAGCTGCGCGATGTTCTGGGCGCGAACCTCAGACGGCTAACCAAGGGGCTGAACGTCACTCAGGTTGCCCGTGATCTGGAGATCCACCGCACCCAATTCAATCGCTACCTCCACGGCGAGAGCTTCCCTGGGCCTGAATTGCTGGCGCGGATTTGTCGGCATTTCAAAGTGGATGCCAATATCCTGATCCGCCCGATTGACGAGACGCCAGAGACCCCAGAGCGCATAGCCCTGCGCCATGCAATCCGGGCCGGGCGGTTTGATTGTGCCGGTGATCTGACACTGACCCTGACAACCCTACGCGCGTTTCGCTCCACGGAAACCGCCCGTTTCATTCTGGCCCAAAGCGCAGGCACGGTGAACGGCAGCGAGTTCGACCTGCTGGCCGAGGAAGCTGGTTTCGCTGGCCTCCCACAGAACCCGGCCTTGATCCTTGGCTCCGCATCCAAGGCAACCCAAAACGAGGTGTTACAATGA
- a CDS encoding terminase large subunit domain-containing protein, with product MSPDTLTDQDWESLRAESRQALPNVIADDDDLPAVLLPYQVELLQTTAAYPFVVCEKSRRIGMTWAVAADAVLTSGASKPAGGMDTLYIGFNLDMAREFIDTAAMWAKAFIPAASGMQEFLFKDQRNGEEDRDILAFRIKFASGFEIVALTSKPRSLRGRQGYVIFDEAAFHEELDEMLKAANALLMWSGKVLVISTHDGDANPFNVLVRQVQAGERGENAKVLRVDFNDAIAAGLYERIALVTGEADTDEAKKAWTDNIHAIYGDDADEELHCLPKAGTGAWLNAPLIEARMTADAPVLTLELPDGYLQLPEDRRRDLLRDFMLDLEKLLSGLDQKPHYALGFDFARVADLSVLSLLAIEQNLNRREALSIEMRNVPGDEQKAIVEEVMSAVRERLVGAAFDATGMGWTVAEDMGRKFGLRESIDTPGLVWAIKFSQDWYRLEMPPLKTAFEDATISIGKSDDHLTDLRSVKKIRGIPRVPDVRESDAKGKKRHGDYAIALALAHFASRQRWVEIDYTPVGDPRRESLTGSSGGEWGTMSEGSDWWRSPLGAGLRGGI from the coding sequence ATGAGCCCTGACACCCTCACAGACCAGGACTGGGAGAGCTTGCGCGCTGAAAGCCGCCAGGCGCTGCCCAATGTCATTGCGGATGACGACGACCTGCCAGCGGTGCTGCTGCCCTACCAGGTCGAGCTGCTGCAAACGACAGCCGCATATCCTTTTGTGGTCTGCGAGAAGTCCCGCCGAATTGGCATGACCTGGGCGGTGGCGGCGGATGCGGTGTTGACCTCTGGTGCCTCCAAACCTGCTGGCGGCATGGACACACTCTATATTGGCTTCAATCTCGACATGGCGCGCGAGTTCATCGACACCGCCGCCATGTGGGCCAAGGCCTTCATTCCGGCTGCCAGCGGGATGCAGGAGTTCCTGTTCAAAGATCAGCGTAACGGCGAAGAAGACCGCGACATCCTTGCCTTCCGGATCAAGTTTGCCTCTGGCTTTGAAATCGTCGCCCTGACCAGCAAGCCGCGATCCTTGCGAGGCCGCCAGGGCTATGTGATCTTTGACGAAGCCGCCTTCCATGAAGAGCTGGATGAGATGCTGAAAGCCGCCAACGCGCTGCTGATGTGGAGCGGTAAGGTGTTGGTGATTTCCACCCATGACGGCGATGCCAACCCGTTCAATGTGCTGGTGCGCCAGGTCCAGGCCGGTGAGCGTGGTGAGAATGCCAAAGTGTTGCGGGTCGATTTCAACGACGCCATCGCGGCCGGGCTTTATGAGCGCATCGCCCTGGTCACCGGCGAAGCTGACACAGACGAGGCCAAGAAAGCCTGGACGGACAATATCCACGCGATCTATGGCGACGACGCCGACGAAGAGCTGCACTGCCTTCCCAAGGCGGGCACCGGGGCCTGGCTGAACGCACCGCTGATCGAGGCGCGCATGACCGCCGATGCCCCGGTCCTGACCTTGGAATTGCCCGACGGTTATCTGCAGTTGCCGGAAGACCGGCGACGAGATCTGTTGCGCGATTTCATGCTGGATCTGGAAAAGCTGCTCTCGGGTCTCGACCAAAAGCCCCATTACGCCCTGGGATTTGACTTTGCCCGCGTGGCCGACCTGTCGGTCCTGAGCCTGCTGGCCATTGAACAGAACTTGAATCGGCGTGAGGCTCTGTCGATTGAAATGCGCAACGTGCCAGGCGACGAGCAAAAGGCCATCGTCGAAGAGGTCATGAGCGCAGTGCGCGAACGCCTGGTCGGCGCCGCCTTTGATGCCACCGGCATGGGCTGGACCGTGGCCGAAGACATGGGCCGCAAATTTGGCCTGCGCGAAAGCATCGACACCCCCGGCCTGGTCTGGGCCATCAAGTTTAGCCAGGACTGGTACCGGCTGGAAATGCCGCCCCTTAAAACTGCCTTTGAAGACGCCACAATCTCCATCGGCAAGAGTGACGACCACCTGACCGATTTGCGTTCAGTGAAGAAGATCCGGGGCATCCCACGGGTGCCGGACGTGCGCGAGAGCGATGCCAAGGGCAAGAAACGCCACGGCGACTATGCCATTGCCCTGGCGCTGGCGCATTTTGCATCGCGCCAGCGTTGGGTGGAAATCGACTACACGCCCGTTGGCGACCCGCGCCGGGAAAGCCTGACCGGATCATCGGGCGGCGAATGGGGCACCATGTCCGAAGGCAGTGACTGGTGGCGCTCACCGCTGGGCGCTGGATTAAGAGGGGGGATCTGA
- a CDS encoding holin family protein, with product MNLLKMIFGGGRNVITETAEVFMENTEAGAQRRADYAQSALGQFGAEFPVERKGWFDRFMDGLNRLPRPLIVIAVFSLFASSMFDPLWFAERMQGLTLVPDPLWWLAGTIVAFYFGGRFQMKSQEFSQAIAQSTARLPQVLQNITQIRALRHDTPGAAETGTDTALSQMAIEPSDNEAVRAWHEGSK from the coding sequence ATGAACTTGCTGAAGATGATATTTGGCGGTGGCCGCAATGTGATCACCGAGACCGCTGAAGTGTTCATGGAGAACACCGAGGCAGGCGCACAACGCCGCGCCGATTATGCGCAGTCGGCATTGGGCCAATTCGGAGCTGAGTTCCCGGTGGAGCGCAAGGGTTGGTTTGACCGCTTTATGGACGGGCTCAACCGCCTGCCCCGGCCGTTGATCGTGATCGCCGTCTTTTCGCTGTTTGCCTCGTCCATGTTCGACCCGCTTTGGTTTGCCGAACGGATGCAGGGGTTGACGCTGGTGCCGGATCCACTGTGGTGGCTGGCCGGGACCATTGTCGCGTTCTATTTTGGCGGCCGCTTCCAGATGAAGTCGCAGGAGTTCAGTCAGGCCATCGCGCAAAGCACCGCCCGGTTGCCGCAGGTGCTGCAAAACATCACCCAAATTCGTGCCCTTCGACATGACACGCCGGGTGCTGCCGAAACCGGTACCGACACCGCGCTGTCCCAGATGGCCATTGAGCCGTCAGACAACGAGGCCGTGCGCGCCTGGCATGAGGGCAGCAAGTGA
- a CDS encoding DUF935 domain-containing protein, with protein sequence MTQRLQKVLGPNGRPIERASLTEEIAAPSFGGVRSPIAGYPADGLNPLRLAQILRSADHGDPVRYLELAEAIEERDSHYVGVLGTRKRQVSQLGITVEDGDDSPIGVEMAERVRKWLKRGELTGELFHILDAVGKGYSFTEIIWERSEGQWQPRELKRRDPRWFRFERHDLETPLMLNNIGQEVPLPAFKFIYARMQAKSGLALRSGIARVAAWTWMFKAFTQRDWSIFSQTYGQPLRIGKYGPGTSEKDRNKLFQAVANIAGDCAAIIPESMMIEFVTAQNMGSSTEHYEKRCDWLDRQTSKLVLGQTATTDAVTGGLGSGKEHREVQEDIETADAQDLGAILNRDLIIPWMQFEFGPQKIYPRLVIARPEAEDLKAWTDAAVPWVQVGLEVDQAEVREKLGLSAPKAGAPILGKTAATRPNSRDAGSNGNQNPTETEFEYHLKGLNGKFQGGADLQAQEPSAGRFGDIEPAALLADQLDQTATPAVDGMVSTIEAMLEASASMEEFRDHLLVGFPDLPSGDLVKIMGEAIAASLAGGRAMIEASADD encoded by the coding sequence ATGACCCAAAGATTGCAAAAAGTTCTCGGCCCCAATGGCCGTCCCATTGAGCGCGCATCGCTTACAGAGGAAATCGCCGCCCCGAGCTTTGGCGGCGTGCGCTCCCCCATCGCCGGCTACCCGGCCGACGGGCTGAACCCGCTGCGTCTGGCGCAGATACTCAGATCTGCTGACCACGGCGACCCCGTGCGCTATCTGGAGCTGGCCGAGGCCATTGAAGAGCGCGATTCGCATTACGTCGGTGTGCTTGGCACCCGCAAACGCCAGGTCAGCCAGCTCGGCATTACGGTAGAGGACGGCGACGACAGCCCCATCGGCGTCGAGATGGCCGAGCGGGTCCGCAAGTGGTTGAAGCGCGGCGAGCTGACCGGAGAGCTGTTCCATATTCTGGATGCTGTGGGCAAAGGCTATTCCTTCACCGAGATCATCTGGGAGCGCTCCGAAGGGCAATGGCAGCCGCGTGAGCTGAAGCGCCGCGACCCCCGTTGGTTCAGGTTTGAGCGGCATGACCTGGAAACCCCGCTCATGCTGAACAATATCGGCCAGGAGGTCCCCCTGCCCGCCTTCAAGTTCATCTATGCCCGTATGCAGGCAAAGTCTGGTCTGGCCCTGCGATCCGGTATCGCGCGGGTGGCGGCCTGGACCTGGATGTTCAAAGCCTTCACTCAACGGGATTGGTCGATCTTCAGTCAGACTTACGGCCAACCTTTGCGGATCGGCAAATATGGACCGGGTACGTCTGAGAAAGACCGCAATAAGCTGTTTCAGGCGGTGGCCAATATCGCCGGGGACTGCGCCGCCATCATTCCCGAAAGCATGATGATTGAATTTGTCACGGCGCAGAACATGGGCTCGTCCACCGAGCATTATGAAAAGCGCTGTGACTGGCTGGACCGGCAAACCTCCAAGCTGGTGCTGGGCCAGACAGCCACCACCGATGCCGTCACCGGGGGCTTGGGATCGGGCAAAGAGCACCGAGAGGTCCAGGAGGACATCGAGACCGCAGACGCTCAGGACCTTGGGGCGATCTTAAACCGCGATCTGATCATTCCCTGGATGCAGTTTGAGTTCGGGCCGCAAAAGATCTATCCGCGACTGGTGATCGCCCGTCCCGAAGCCGAAGACCTGAAAGCCTGGACAGATGCGGCCGTGCCTTGGGTGCAGGTCGGTCTTGAAGTTGACCAGGCCGAAGTGCGCGAGAAGCTGGGCTTGAGTGCCCCCAAGGCTGGAGCCCCGATTTTGGGGAAAACCGCCGCCACGCGGCCAAATTCGCGAGATGCAGGGAGCAACGGCAACCAGAACCCCACTGAGACTGAATTTGAATACCACTTAAAGGGCCTCAACGGAAAATTTCAGGGGGGTGCCGATCTACAGGCTCAAGAGCCCTCAGCGGGCCGCTTTGGCGATATTGAGCCCGCAGCCCTTTTGGCCGATCAATTGGACCAAACCGCGACCCCGGCCGTGGATGGCATGGTGTCGACAATTGAGGCCATGCTGGAGGCCTCAGCCTCAATGGAAGAATTCCGCGATCACTTGCTGGTCGGCTTTCCCGATCTGCCCTCCGGTGACTTGGTCAAAATCATGGGCGAGGCCATTGCCGCTTCCCTGGCCGGGGGTCGCGCCATGATTGAGGCCAGCGCCGATGACTGA
- a CDS encoding holin-associated N-acetylmuramidase translates to MKSVQQIANDIVAREGGYVNDADDPGGATNFGVTIHTMRRLGLDLDRDGDVDASDVRRLTRSQAVDIFIQHYFQKPRISLLPVALQSSVFDMYVNAGGNAVKILQRLLGEFQEPVTVDGSLGAKTAAAVHRAFKKAGSFFIDAYGIARRNYYFRLADRRTASRKYARTRAGGKGGWIKRAEEFISPQFHMTDQDFSKRVGGWA, encoded by the coding sequence GTGAAGTCAGTTCAGCAAATTGCCAATGACATTGTCGCGCGCGAGGGCGGCTATGTGAACGACGCCGACGATCCCGGCGGCGCCACCAACTTTGGCGTGACGATCCACACCATGCGGCGTCTGGGTCTGGACCTGGACCGCGACGGTGATGTGGATGCCTCGGATGTGCGCCGCCTGACCCGGTCCCAGGCGGTTGATATTTTCATCCAGCACTATTTCCAGAAGCCGCGCATAAGCCTGTTGCCGGTCGCGCTGCAGTCCTCGGTTTTCGACATGTATGTCAACGCTGGCGGCAATGCGGTGAAGATCCTGCAGCGGTTGCTTGGCGAGTTTCAGGAGCCGGTGACCGTGGACGGATCACTCGGGGCGAAGACCGCCGCCGCTGTCCACCGGGCCTTCAAGAAAGCGGGATCTTTTTTCATAGACGCCTACGGCATTGCCCGCCGCAATTACTATTTCCGCCTGGCTGACCGGCGCACAGCGTCGCGCAAATACGCCCGCACTAGGGCGGGCGGTAAAGGCGGCTGGATCAAGCGGGCCGAGGAGTTCATCAGCCCGCAATTCCATATGACAGATCAAGATTTTTCCAAACGTGTGGGGGGCTGGGCATGA
- a CDS encoding AAA family ATPase: MLQKTKLGEYVKPLTNVYLLSSLIETLENRDIGLPGIGVFHGEPGVGKTHAAMFASAHQDILHIQLTNNYTSKFLFEKILNELGVREKGSTAYLEMRAQESLAQAGRTLVIDEADHALKPRMIDSIRFLHDRSDVPLILIGPYDFPANLAKYTAIASRVMQRVTAHPASLEDAQSLTGYYGRGIEIAPDLLEHIVTLRRGKVREICTCIAHVRTMARTWNMQTVTLKDWGKEPFPAGNEFLAVGGAL, translated from the coding sequence ATGTTACAGAAAACAAAACTCGGCGAATATGTAAAGCCGCTGACCAATGTTTACCTATTGAGCTCCCTGATTGAGACGCTGGAAAACCGCGACATTGGCCTGCCTGGCATTGGTGTTTTCCACGGCGAACCCGGCGTTGGCAAAACCCACGCGGCGATGTTTGCCTCGGCGCATCAGGACATCCTGCATATTCAGCTCACCAACAATTACACCAGTAAATTCCTGTTTGAGAAGATCCTCAACGAGCTGGGTGTCAGGGAGAAAGGCTCCACCGCCTATCTGGAAATGCGCGCCCAGGAGAGTCTGGCACAGGCAGGTCGCACCCTGGTCATTGACGAGGCCGACCACGCCCTGAAACCCCGCATGATCGACAGCATCCGGTTTCTGCATGACCGCTCAGACGTGCCGCTGATCCTGATTGGCCCCTATGACTTCCCGGCTAACCTTGCCAAATATACCGCCATCGCCAGCCGGGTCATGCAGCGGGTCACAGCCCATCCGGCCAGTCTGGAGGATGCCCAATCCCTTACCGGATATTATGGGCGCGGCATCGAAATTGCCCCCGATTTGCTGGAGCATATTGTCACCCTGCGGCGCGGCAAGGTTCGCGAGATCTGCACCTGCATTGCCCATGTCAGAACCATGGCGCGCACCTGGAACATGCAGACCGTGACCCTGAAGGACTGGGGCAAGGAACCCTTTCCGGCCGGGAACGAATTTCTCGCCGTTGGGGGCGCTCTATGA
- a CDS encoding DUF2730 family protein, translating into MDPELALKILGLAIPLGGILYTWFATRRKDVDSDFKAVAARLDVGSKRMDALELRAQATELALGNMPNKDDMHSLQLMLSEMGGDMKALRATMRSVAESQSRLEIVTTRHEDYLRETK; encoded by the coding sequence TTGGACCCCGAACTGGCCCTGAAAATATTGGGATTGGCCATTCCCCTGGGCGGCATCCTTTACACGTGGTTCGCCACCAGGCGCAAAGATGTGGACAGCGATTTCAAGGCCGTCGCTGCCCGCCTGGACGTAGGCTCCAAACGTATGGACGCGCTGGAGTTGAGAGCTCAGGCTACGGAACTTGCCCTGGGCAATATGCCAAACAAGGACGACATGCACAGCCTGCAGCTCATGCTCTCAGAAATGGGCGGTGACATGAAAGCCCTGCGCGCCACGATGCGATCCGTCGCCGAAAGCCAAAGCAGGCTGGAAATCGTCACCACACGCCACGAAGATTATCTGCGGGAAACCAAATGA
- a CDS encoding DUF3604 domain-containing protein — translation MNFFGTFFRAERPILSASVVALSLMALDVHAFEGVVSTETVDGTENYSPFVHRSYPDQVLFGDLHFHTEISFDAGLIGTSLNIHDAFRVARGEKIMSNTGQPIQLIRPLDFLAITEHAEMLGLSTAIRTSNPSLLQDDWGRRIYDQFGEGQQGRMAAFSEIIDLATVQGIDPTEGLNLDGDIWLDIVQAVDQYNDPGTFTALSGFEWTFTPKGDNLHRVIIFGDGAEKTSQTRPLPFFLAPDPEMLWDYLADYEANIGGQAIAVPHNGNVSNGLMFNRNKFDGSAMDAEYAAKRIRWEPMHEVTQIKGDEETHPLLSPDDEFAGFERWDVSNLAGTAPKTPEMLKYEYARSALKVGLEIERDIGVNPYKFGLYGNTDTHTALPTTREDNYFGKYQHTEPSANRHNLDVIPTDDPALRILTAQESASGLTAVWARENTRKEVFGAITRKEAYATTGSRIRVRVFGGWDFEESDLQAPDFVSNGYQNGVPMGSDLVNAPDSAAPRFLVRAMRDPDGANLDRVQIIKGWIDAAGETHERVFDVAVSGNREIGEDGRAHEPVGSTVDIENATYSNSIGSATLAGYWQDPEFDATNNAFYYVRVIEIPKPRWTTYDAAFYGIPLPESVPPTLQDRAYTSPIWYTP, via the coding sequence ATGAACTTTTTTGGAACGTTTTTTCGAGCAGAGCGCCCCATACTTTCTGCAAGCGTGGTTGCGCTGTCACTGATGGCTTTGGATGTGCACGCGTTTGAAGGCGTCGTATCGACGGAAACAGTAGACGGCACCGAGAACTACTCGCCTTTCGTCCATCGGTCTTATCCTGATCAGGTCCTGTTCGGAGATTTGCATTTTCATACTGAGATTTCATTTGATGCGGGCTTGATTGGTACCTCTTTAAATATCCACGACGCATTCCGCGTGGCACGTGGCGAAAAAATCATGTCGAATACTGGCCAGCCCATACAGCTTATTCGGCCGCTCGATTTTTTGGCAATTACGGAGCACGCAGAGATGCTGGGCCTTTCCACAGCGATCCGCACGTCAAACCCGAGCCTGTTGCAGGACGACTGGGGTAGACGTATTTACGACCAGTTTGGAGAAGGGCAGCAAGGCCGGATGGCTGCATTTTCGGAGATCATTGACCTGGCAACGGTGCAGGGAATTGACCCGACTGAAGGCCTCAATCTCGATGGTGATATCTGGCTCGATATTGTCCAGGCAGTGGACCAATACAATGACCCGGGTACCTTTACCGCGCTGAGCGGGTTCGAATGGACCTTCACACCCAAGGGCGACAACCTGCATCGCGTGATCATCTTTGGCGATGGTGCCGAGAAAACCAGCCAAACCCGCCCCTTGCCGTTTTTCCTAGCGCCAGACCCGGAAATGCTCTGGGACTATCTGGCCGACTACGAGGCCAATATCGGCGGGCAGGCCATCGCCGTGCCGCATAACGGGAATGTGTCGAATGGGCTGATGTTCAACAGGAACAAGTTCGACGGGTCGGCCATGGATGCAGAATATGCGGCCAAGCGTATTCGCTGGGAGCCGATGCATGAGGTGACCCAGATTAAAGGCGATGAAGAAACCCATCCGCTTTTGTCGCCGGATGACGAGTTTGCAGGATTCGAACGCTGGGATGTTTCCAACCTTGCAGGGACTGCACCCAAAACACCGGAAATGCTGAAATACGAGTACGCCCGGTCTGCACTAAAGGTGGGGCTGGAGATTGAGCGAGATATCGGAGTAAACCCTTACAAATTCGGGCTTTACGGAAACACGGACACGCACACCGCTCTTCCCACGACGCGTGAGGACAATTACTTTGGGAAGTACCAGCACACGGAACCATCCGCCAACCGGCACAATTTGGACGTGATCCCCACCGATGATCCGGCGTTGAGGATACTGACCGCCCAGGAATCTGCGTCCGGCCTCACCGCCGTCTGGGCCCGCGAAAACACCCGTAAGGAAGTATTTGGTGCGATCACCCGCAAGGAGGCCTATGCGACGACTGGCAGCCGCATCCGCGTAAGGGTATTTGGTGGCTGGGACTTTGAAGAGTCCGACCTTCAGGCTCCTGATTTTGTTTCCAACGGCTACCAGAATGGTGTTCCAATGGGCAGCGATCTTGTCAACGCGCCCGATAGTGCCGCACCACGATTTCTGGTTCGCGCAATGCGCGATCCGGATGGAGCCAATCTTGACCGTGTGCAGATCATCAAGGGATGGATCGATGCTGCCGGTGAAACGCACGAACGGGTGTTTGATGTGGCCGTGTCCGGCAATCGTGAGATTGGTGAGGACGGCCGGGCGCATGAACCGGTCGGATCGACGGTAGATATCGAAAACGCGACCTACAGCAATTCGATTGGCTCGGCGACGCTGGCTGGCTACTGGCAGGACCCGGAGTTCGACGCGACGAACAATGCGTTTTACTACGTTCGAGTGATCGAAATCCCAAAGCCTCGGTGGACGACATACGACGCGGCGTTTTATGGAATCCCACTCCCCGAAAGCGTACCACCGACCCTTCAAGACCGGGCATACACGTCACCCATTTGGTATACACCCTGA